The Variovorax sp. S12S4 genome includes the window GCGACCTTCGCGATACCACTCGGTACGAGCGATTTCGATACCGTTCAGGCGGCCAGCCGACATGATCTTGATGCCTTGGGCACCCAGACGCATGGCGTTTTGCATGGCGCGCTTCATGGCGCGGCGGAACATGATCCGCTTTTCGAGCTGCTGCGTGATGCTGTCGGCGATCAGCTGGGCATCGATTTCGGGCTTGCGCACTTCTTCGATGTTCACTGCCACCGGCACGCCGAGCTGCTTGCCCAGTTCGCGCTTGAGGTTCTCGATGTCTTCGCCCTTCTTGCCGATCACGACGCCCGGACGAGCCGAGTAGATCGTGATGCGTGCGTTCTTGGCGGGACGCTCGATCATGACGCGCGACACCGAAGCGTTCTTCAGCTTCTTCTTCAGGTATTCGCGGACCTTGATGTCTTCGGCCAGCATGCCCGCGAAATCGCGGTCGCTTGCGTACCAGCGGCTGGACCAGTTACGGGTAACCGCAAGGCGGAAGCCGGTCGGATGGATTTTCTGTCCCATATTTCTTCCAGGCGTTCTTAGTTGCCAACCGTCACGTACACATGGCACGTGGGCTTGCTGATGCGGTTACCGCGACCCTTGGCTCGCGCGGTGAAGCGCTTGAGCGTTGCGCCCTGTTCGACGTAGATGGTCTTGACCTTCAGTTCGTCGATATCGGCGCCATCGTTGTGCTCGGCGTTGGCAATTGCCGACTCGAGCACCTTCTTGATGATCACAGCGGCTTTTTTCTGCGTGAATTGCAGAACGTTGAGCGCTTGATCAACCTTCTTGCCGCGGATCAGGTCAGCGACCAGACGGCCCTTGTCGACCGAGAGGCGGACACCGCGGAGGACTGCACGTGTTTCAGACATGGTCGTTCCTTACTTCTTCTGGACTTTCTTGTCCGCGGGGTGCCCCTTGAACGTGCGCGTGAGCGCAAATTCGCCGAGCTTGTGGCCGACCATTTGATCGGTAATGTAGACAGGCACGTGCTGCTTGCCGTTGTGCACGGCAATGGTCAGGCCGATGAACTCGGGCAGAACCATCGAGCGGCGCGACCAGGTCTTGATCGGCTTCTTGTCCTTCGTCGTCACTGCCTTGTCGGCCTTGGCCACGAGGTGATGGTCAACAAACGGACCCTTTTTGAGAGAGCGAGTCATTTGCTATCCCTTACTTCTTGCGGCGCGACACGATGAAGACCTGCGTGCGCTTGTTGTTACGGGTACGGTAGCCCTTGGTCAGGTTGCCCCATGGGTCGACAGGATGGCGGCCTTCGCCGGTCTTGCCTTCGCCACCACCGTGCGGGTGGTCGACCGGGTTCATCACCACGCCGCGAACGGTCGGACGAATACCCATGTGACGCTTCACACCGGCCTTGCCGAGTTGGCGCAGGCTGTGCTCTTCGTTTGCGACTTCACCGATGGTGGCGCGGCATTCGATGTGGATGCGGCGCACCTCACCCGAACGCATGCGGACCTGGGCGTAGACGCCTTCGCGAGCCAGCAGCGTGGCCGACGTACCGGCCGAGCGCGCGATCTGCGCACCCTTGCCGGGTTGCAGTTCGATGCAGTGGATCGTCGAGCCGACCGGAATGTTGCGGATCGGCAGCGTGTTGCCTGCGCGGATCGGGGCTTCCGAACCGCTCAGCAGCGTTGCACCGGCTTCAAGACCGCGCGGGGCGATGATGTAGCGGCGCTCGCCGTCGGCGTAGCAGACCAGGGCAATGTGGGCGGTGCGGTTCGGGTCGTACTCGATGCGTTCGACCTTGGCCGGAATGCCGTCCTTGTTGCGCACGAAGTCGACAACGCGGTAGTGGTGCTTGGCACCGCCGCCACGATGACGGATCGTGATGTGGCCGTTGTTGTTGCGGCCGGCCTTCTGGAACTGGGGCTCCAGCAGAGGCGCATGAGGAGCACCCTTGAACAGGTGGTCCCGCGAAATCTTCACCGCGCCGCGTTGGCCCGGCGAAGTGGGTTTCATCTTGATGACGGCCATGATTAAGCGCCTTCCCCGACGAGGTTGAGCTCTTGACCGGGCTTCAGGGTCACATAGGCCTTGCGAACGTTGTCGCGGCGGCCGATGGACTTGCCAAAGCGCTTGGTCTTGCCCTTGGTGTTGAGCACCGACACGCCCTGGACTTCGACCTTGAACATCAGTTCGACAGCGGCCTTGATCTCGGGCTTGGTGGCGTCTTGCAGCACCTTGAAAGTGACAGCGTTCGATTTCTCGCCGACCATCGTGGCCTTTTCGGACACGATCGGGGCGACCAGCACCGCCATCAGGCGGCCTTCTTCGAACGTACGTTCAGCGGCGGTAGGGTTCACGCGGCTCATGCGAACATCTCCTTGAGCTTGTCGACGGCACCCTTGGTGACCAGCACCTTCTTGTAGTGAACGAGCGACACCGGATCGGCGTAGCGGGGTTCGACCACGAGAACGTTCACCAGATTGCGCGAGGCAAGGTACAGGTTTTCGTCGACTTCTTCGGCGATCACGAGCACGGACTCGAGATTCATTGCCTTGAAACGGGCTGCCAGCGGCTTTGTCTTGGGCGAATCCACGGTCAGCGAATCCACCACGGCCAGACGGCCTTCGCGAGCGAGCTGCGAGAAGATGGCGGCCATGCCGGCGCGGTACATCTTCTTGTTGATCTTCTGCGAGAAGTTTTCGTCAGGCATGTTCGGGAAAATCCGGCCACCCCCGCGCCACAGCGGCGAGGACGTCATACCGGCACGGGCGCGGCCCGTTCCCTTTTGCTTGAAAGGCTTCTTGGTCGAGTGCTTGACCTGCTCGCGGTCCTTCTGGGCGCGCGTGCCTTGGCGGGCGTTGGCCTGGAATGCAACGACGATCTGGTGAACCAGGTCTTCGTTGTAGTCACGGCCGAACACGGTCTCGGGGGCATCGTACTTCGACGCGGCCTGGCCTTGTTCGTTCAGGAGTTCGAGTTGCATTACTTCGCTCCTTCAGCCGCTTGCGGCTTGGCCTTGATGGCGGGACGCACGGTGACGAAGCCACCCTTTGCGCCCGGGATCGCGCCCTTGATGAGCAGCAGTTGACGCGCTTCGTCGATGCGGAACACATCGAGGTTCTGCGTCGTCTTGGTGACGTCGCCGAGGTGGCCCGTCATGCGCTTGCCGGGGAACACGCGACCGGGGTCTTGTGCCATGCCGATCGAGCCGGGAACGTTGTGCGAACGGCTGTTACCGTGCGACGCGCGTTGCGAGCTCATGTTGTGGCGCTTGATGGTACCGGCGTAGCCCTTACCGATCGAGGTGCCTTGCACGTCGACCTTCTGGCCCACGGAGAACACGCTGCTCGCGGCGATGACGCCACCAGCCTTGTGCTGACCCGCGGTATCGGCGGTCACGCGGAATTCGCGGATGATTTCACCAGCTTCGACACCCGCCTTCGCGAGGTGGCCGGCTTGGGGCTTGGTCACGCGCGAAGCCTTGCGCGAACCGAACGTCACTTGCAGCGCGACGTAGCCGTCGGTCTCTTGCGACTTGATCTGGGTCACACGGTTGTTGGACACATCCACCACCGTGACAGGAACTGCGTCCCCGTCATCGGTGAAGAGACGCATCATCCCCACCTTGCGGCCCAGCAACCCGAGGGAGTTGCTCAGACTCATTTGTTTTCTCCAAAAATGGATCCTCTTCCGCCGCTGTCACTTCAATTGGCAACAGCGTTTAGCCGATCGCCCGAAGGCTTCCCGGCTTGCGGAAGAAGGTTGATAAATCTCCGCACTCACGGCATCCATACGGACGCAACAAGGGCAGAGCCAGCGATTATAGCCCGCGATGCGGGCGCTGTGCAAGCAGCGTTGCACGGCGGTCCAATGGGGCTTTTTGCCCCGGTTCAGGCCGCTTTTTGCTTATTTGACAGGCATCGTGATGATGCTGTCGCCGTCCGACGTGGATTTCATTTCACCGGTGGACTTGAGAGCTGGCGCCACCGTGCCGGTCTGGACGGGGATCGAGACGGCGCTCGACGCGCCGTCCTGCGTGATGAACACATTGAGGTAGGCCAGGCCCTCGGCCTCGCTCACCACGGCGATCGTGGCCGTGGACCGCTTGCCCGCAGGCAACGCGAGCGTGCTGCTCCCCGAAGAGTGAGACCGCGGTCGGCAACCAGGCGGACCGCGGCGCCGTCGGCCGCAGTCACACCGTCGAAGTTAAGAACGACGGGGGTAGCGCGGCCCAGTTGCGGCGTGGCCTCCAGGCGGTATTGGAGCTTGACGCCGGAACTGCCGGGCTTCTGTGGCGCCGAGGTCATGGGGGCATGGCGATGCGCCCCTGGGTGCTTGGCATTGCGCGCCGCACGCTCGCCGTCTGCCGCGGCAGGCGTCGACAACGCCGCCAGAGCGAGGCATGCCGCTGCCATCACGGGGATCGAACGAGAGTTCATAGCGGCCTTTCTTACTGCTGAATGGAAACGTCAAAGCACGGATCGCCAGTGCCGAGGTTCGTCACGGCCAAAACGTGCTCGCCGGCCGTGAGGCCGGCCGTATTGCCGGTTCGGGCGACCAGTCCGCCCCTGAAGATGTCGAAATCCGGGATGGATCCGGGCGGACCGTTCACGAGGATCTGATAGCTGCCGCTGGCAGGCGCCGTAAAACGGACATAGGAGTAGTTGCCCAGCTTGTTGTTGTCCTCCGTACCGGCATCATCGGAAACGCACGCCTGGGTTACGCCGCCGCCCACGACGGCACTCCGGTACATCGGAATCGTGACCGGAATTCCGCCGTTGTTCGTTTCGGCGGTACCGAATGGGTCGCTGGGCGCTGCGCTGATGCCCTGCCCGGTGAGCAGGGCAGCCAGTGCTGCAGCGCTGCCCGGAGCAACTGTATTGAAGGCGGCGGCGAACGGATGAATCGAGGTGACCGCAACGCTGCCCCTGAACTGAACGCTGGTCAACGCGTCATGTATGGGCTTGAAGCCGACCTGCTGGTTGAGATTCCAGAAAATCGACTGGATTGATGGCTCGCGGTACCAGCCCGGCGTGGTCGCGGCGCCTGCACCCAGATCGATGTTGGTCCTGAACTGTGTCGACGACTGCTGCGCTCCGCCGGAGTCGACGTAGTTTCGCCGCTCGAGCGCGATGCCCGACCACGCATTGCCCCACCCTTCGGAGAAGGCCAGCCTGCGATCGAGCTGCTGACTCTGCGAATGGGAGCCGCCCATCGAATCATCGCGGCTGAACGCCGATTGGTAGTAGTGGCCCCATTCATGCGCGATCACCGAATGGTCGTATTCATCGGTGTCGACATCTTCTTTACCCAGCACATAGATTTCACGGCCGCTGGTTCTGCTGATGAAGGAGGTGGTACCTATGCGCCCTGTTGCGGGATCAAGAACGCCAATCGAGGGCGCATTGTTGGCGCTCCAGAACACGCGCAATGCCGGAAAAGCCGCCGCAGGCGCGACCGACACCACCTTCTGCATCGAGGTGTAGACGGTGTCCAGGATGGCAAAAGGCGCCGCCACCCGGTCTTCGGTGTAGCTCGAACCGCCCCAGCCCGAGGGCGCATGAAGGTCGCGCACCAGCGCCACGCTGCCCGATGAAAATGTCGGGCTCTGCATGGAATACAGCGCATTGGACCGGGTGTTGTCCCGTACCGTCACGTCCCAGCTCGGGCCCGGGCCGCTGCGTGACAACTGCGCCTTGACGCGCACCGCAACCGCCGTGTTCGCGGGAACAGACACGGAATAGTTACCGTTGTCGTCGGTGGTTGCCGTGGCCAGTTGCGCGGAAGTATCCCCGTTGAGCACTTCCACCACGGCGCCGCGCACGGGCCTCGGTGCGGAGCTGGCATAAACCAGGGTGCCGTTCGGGTTCGGCACGGATTCATAAGTGGCCTTGCCGCTCAGCGTGACCGAGCCCGCCGACGGGGGACTGATAGGCAAGAACGGAATCCCGCCGCCCCCTCCACCGCCTCCGCCACCACCGCAGCCGACCAGCAACGCTGCCGCTGCGATACATGCCATCACACCCGACGCCAAAGAGTTGCCGTGTCTCATGCTGTACTGCCTTCGTCTCAGATCGGCCGACGTGTCGGCCGAGGAAGGCCGCCGCCTTGGCGAGGATGCCACATCTGCGCGACAAAAAACAAAGCCCGACTGCATTTCTGCAGCCGGGCTTTGTCACAAGATGCGGCACGGGGCCGCATTGCTTATTGCAGCTTGATTTCGACGTCCACGCCGGCCGGCAGGTCGAGCTTCATCAGCGCGTCCACGGTCTTGTCGGTGGGGTCGACGATGTCCATCAGGCGCTGGTGCGTGCGGATCTCGAGCTGGTCGCGCGACGTCTTGTTGACGTGCGGCGAACGCAGGATGTCGAAACGCTTCATGCGGGTCGGCAGGGGCACGGGACCCTTGACGATCGCGCCGGTGCGCTTGGCGGTATCGACGATTTCGGCTGCCGACTGGTCGATCAGCTTGTAATCGAATGCCTTCAGGCGGATGCGGATTTTTTGCTTGGTAGCCATGGTGATTCCTTTGCGTCCGGCTTAGATGTCGAGGATCTTTGCCACGACGCCCGAACCCACGGTGCGGCCGCCTTCACGGATGGCGAAGCGCAGGCCTTCTTCCATCGCGATCGGGTTGATCAGCTTCACGGTGATGCTGACGTTGTCGCCAGGCATGACCATTTCCTTGTCCGCGGGCAGCTCGATCGCGCCGGTCACGTCCGTCGTGCGGAAGTAGAACTGCGGACGGTAGTTGTTGAAGAACGGCGTGTGACGGCCACCTTCGTCCTTGGACAGCACATACACCTCGGCGGTGAAGTGCACGTGCGGCTTGATGGAGCCGGGCTTGCACAGCACTTGGCCGCGTTCGACTTCTTCACGCTTGGTGCCGCGCAGCAGCACGCCGACGTTGTCGCCAGCCTGGCCTTGGTCGAGCAGCTTGCGGAACATTTCCACGCCGGTGCAGGTGGTCTTGACGGTCGGGCGGATGCCGACGATCTCGATTTCCTCGCCGACCTTGATGACGCCGCGCTCGACGGCGCCGGTCACGACGGTGCCGCGGCCGGAGATCGAGAACACGTCTTCGACGGGCATCAGGAAGGTGCCGTCCACGGCGCGCTCGGGCGTCGGGATGTAGGTGTCGAGGGCTTCGGCCAGCTTCATGATGGCTTCTTCACCGAGCTTGCCCTTGTCGCCTTCCAGGGCGAGCTTGGCCGAGCCGTGGATGATGGGGGTGTCGTCGCCAGGGAACTCGTACTTGTCCAGGAGCTCGCGCACTTCCATTTCGACCAGCTCGAGCAGTTCGGCGTCGTCGACCATGTCGCACTTGTTCAGGAACACGATGATGTAGCCCACACCCACCTGGCGCGCCAGCAGGATGTGCTCGCGGGTCTGGGGCATGGGGCCGTCGGCGGCCGAGCACACGAGAATGGCGCCGTCCATCTGGGCGGCACCGGTGATCATGTTCTTGACGTAGTCGGCGTGGCCGGGGCAGTCGACGTGTGCGTAGTGGCGGTTGGCCGTTTCGTACTCGACGTGGGCGGTGTTGATGGTGATGCC containing:
- the rpsC gene encoding 30S ribosomal protein S3; its protein translation is MGQKIHPTGFRLAVTRNWSSRWYASDRDFAGMLAEDIKVREYLKKKLKNASVSRVMIERPAKNARITIYSARPGVVIGKKGEDIENLKRELGKQLGVPVAVNIEEVRKPEIDAQLIADSITQQLEKRIMFRRAMKRAMQNAMRLGAQGIKIMSAGRLNGIEIARTEWYREGRVPLHTLRADIDYGTSEAKTTYGVIGVKVWVYKGDTLGRNDLPAVETPRPDEERRPRGPRRDGRPGGDRPGGDRRGPGPRAGARGPIGGNTAPADGSDKPAEATGAAPAAPGADSKPAVKRVRKAAPAAAADGAKTE
- the rplV gene encoding 50S ribosomal protein L22, which produces MSETRAVLRGVRLSVDKGRLVADLIRGKKVDQALNVLQFTQKKAAVIIKKVLESAIANAEHNDGADIDELKVKTIYVEQGATLKRFTARAKGRGNRISKPTCHVYVTVGN
- the rpsS gene encoding 30S ribosomal protein S19 — its product is MTRSLKKGPFVDHHLVAKADKAVTTKDKKPIKTWSRRSMVLPEFIGLTIAVHNGKQHVPVYITDQMVGHKLGEFALTRTFKGHPADKKVQKK
- the rplB gene encoding 50S ribosomal protein L2, translated to MAVIKMKPTSPGQRGAVKISRDHLFKGAPHAPLLEPQFQKAGRNNNGHITIRHRGGGAKHHYRVVDFVRNKDGIPAKVERIEYDPNRTAHIALVCYADGERRYIIAPRGLEAGATLLSGSEAPIRAGNTLPIRNIPVGSTIHCIELQPGKGAQIARSAGTSATLLAREGVYAQVRMRSGEVRRIHIECRATIGEVANEEHSLRQLGKAGVKRHMGIRPTVRGVVMNPVDHPHGGGEGKTGEGRHPVDPWGNLTKGYRTRNNKRTQVFIVSRRKK
- the rplW gene encoding 50S ribosomal protein L23, which translates into the protein MSRVNPTAAERTFEEGRLMAVLVAPIVSEKATMVGEKSNAVTFKVLQDATKPEIKAAVELMFKVEVQGVSVLNTKGKTKRFGKSIGRRDNVRKAYVTLKPGQELNLVGEGA
- the rplD gene encoding 50S ribosomal protein L4, which produces MQLELLNEQGQAASKYDAPETVFGRDYNEDLVHQIVVAFQANARQGTRAQKDREQVKHSTKKPFKQKGTGRARAGMTSSPLWRGGGRIFPNMPDENFSQKINKKMYRAGMAAIFSQLAREGRLAVVDSLTVDSPKTKPLAARFKAMNLESVLVIAEEVDENLYLASRNLVNVLVVEPRYADPVSLVHYKKVLVTKGAVDKLKEMFA
- the rplC gene encoding 50S ribosomal protein L3 codes for the protein MSLSNSLGLLGRKVGMMRLFTDDGDAVPVTVVDVSNNRVTQIKSQETDGYVALQVTFGSRKASRVTKPQAGHLAKAGVEAGEIIREFRVTADTAGQHKAGGVIAASSVFSVGQKVDVQGTSIGKGYAGTIKRHNMSSQRASHGNSRSHNVPGSIGMAQDPGRVFPGKRMTGHLGDVTKTTQNLDVFRIDEARQLLLIKGAIPGAKGGFVTVRPAIKAKPQAAEGAK
- the rpsJ gene encoding 30S ribosomal protein S10, with the protein product MATKQKIRIRLKAFDYKLIDQSAAEIVDTAKRTGAIVKGPVPLPTRMKRFDILRSPHVNKTSRDQLEIRTHQRLMDIVDPTDKTVDALMKLDLPAGVDVEIKLQ
- the tuf gene encoding elongation factor Tu, whose product is MAKGKFTRTKPHVNVGTIGHVDHGKTTLTAAIATVLSAKFGGEAKAYDQIDAAPEEKARGITINTAHVEYETANRHYAHVDCPGHADYVKNMITGAAQMDGAILVCSAADGPMPQTREHILLARQVGVGYIIVFLNKCDMVDDAELLELVEMEVRELLDKYEFPGDDTPIIHGSAKLALEGDKGKLGEEAIMKLAEALDTYIPTPERAVDGTFLMPVEDVFSISGRGTVVTGAVERGVIKVGEEIEIVGIRPTVKTTCTGVEMFRKLLDQGQAGDNVGVLLRGTKREEVERGQVLCKPGSIKPHVHFTAEVYVLSKDEGGRHTPFFNNYRPQFYFRTTDVTGAIELPADKEMVMPGDNVSITVKLINPIAMEEGLRFAIREGGRTVGSGVVAKILDI